From a single Solenopsis invicta isolate M01_SB chromosome 4, UNIL_Sinv_3.0, whole genome shotgun sequence genomic region:
- the LOC120357505 gene encoding uncharacterized protein LOC120357505: MSQRQLAFILCACVNFTTLFCVSAQIHTWNNNNGNNENNYMLPAYTVASIASGLLNSTLCEKELLDFRDAVNQRILWSLRVLDSSGKFPSGFLVGNTYWLGSQSQCFDTMSTDPLQISERLLLNNTNYRNPQKEFPPFKVNYFAAHFKHNNTLQYHVNIPNEVCPSVLLISVVFAWLQFFVVVVL; the protein is encoded by the exons ATGTCGCAACGGCAACTTGCGTTTATTTTATGTGCTTGCGTAAACTTTACCACGTTATTCTGCGTTTCTGCACAAATTCATACATGGAATAATAACAATGGCAACAACgagaataattatatgttacCCGCTTATACTGTTGCTTCAATAGCTTCGGGCCTTCTTAATTCGACATTATGTGAAAAGGAATTGCTGGATTTCCGAGACGCAGTTAATCAACGAATACTCTGGAGTTTAAGAG ttttagatTCTAGCGGCAAATTTCCATCAGGTTTTCTAGTTGGAAACACTTATTGGCTAGGCAGTCAGAGCCAATGCTTTGATACAATGAGCACTGATCCTCTGCAAATTTCAGAGCGGCTTTTATTAAACAACACAAATTATCGTAATCCACAAAAAGAGTTTCCGCCCTTCAAAGTAAATTACTTCGCTGCCCATTTTAAACACAATAATACTCTTCAGTATCACGTAAATATACCAAACGAa GTGTGTCCATCAGTATTGCTGATTTCCGTTGTCTTCGCCTGGTTACAGTTTTTTGTCGTGGTGGTGCTTTAG
- the LOC105204281 gene encoding uncharacterized protein LOC105204281, which yields MSEIEEPEDDGYYMPHHSVIKESSNTTRVRVVFDASAKTSNGTSLNDTLMVGPTVQDKLISHLLRFRSYNYVLTADIEKMYRQILVHDEDRRYQRILWRKNGKIKTFQLNTLTFGIASSPFLAIRTIQKLADDERSSYPRAAEVIESHLYVDDLLTGTETIDEARKLRDDIISLLALGGFSIRQWASNDKRVINDLPMNALHENFALNTDRALKTLGVSWNTRDDGIYYSTNPIKNIGKITKRSILSEIAKIFDPLGLLGPIILYIKKIMQDVWRCGLQWDESVPQNIYTEWLEFIKQWEAMSRVSFPRKLLIENCQDVQLHGFCDASNVGYGACIYVRSTGECGDTIVRLLCAKSRVAPLKTVTIPRLELCGALIVAQLYKEIKDVLDFPINKIVFWSDSTIVLHWLNTSSYLLKTYVANRVESIQEITGSHEWRHVRTADNPADAISRGQLPRAFTQNKVWSSGPSWLVEDEDKWPKQDPQIIEIPELKKNVCLITEAHDFGFGLINKHASYYKLRKIVAYCRRFRPRNEYSGPLHAKELDEAEIRVLRWLQASRFADEIAKLKKNNLSHTNKIAKLNPFLDENGVIRVGGRLQASNMSFAQKHQILLPSRHSLTDSIIRETHERHYHPGIVTTLHLVRQKFWLLDGRNQVRKIIRSCARCFRFNAQVVEHKMGNLPIARVQEAIPFTNTGIDFCGPFYIKERKYRNRTRIKVYICIFVCMSIKAVHLELVSDLSSEGFIAALRRFIARRGMPAHIHSDNGSNFVGANNQLKELYALFNSEQHQTVLNKFISDHKITWHFIPPAAPHFGGIWESMVKLFKHHFKRVVGDSLFTFEQLNTFITEVEGILNSRPITSLSSDPNDLLVLTPAHYLIGKPLTTLPEGDLSCVPVNRLSVWQHISKIRQDFWARWNLEYLNELQIRNKWTKDGPKLEAGSIVCIKDKNLPCNQWMLGRIVETHPGADGIVRAASIKTATGIIKRAARALCPLPIER from the coding sequence ATGTCCGAAATCGAGGAACCTGAAGATGACGGTTATTATATGCCTCATCACTCGGTAATTAAAGAATCAAGCAATACTACGAGAGTGCGAGTAGTGTTCGACGCATCGGCAAAGACAAGTAACGGTACATCTTTAAACGATACGCTGATGGTAGGCCCGACCGTACAAGACAAGTTAATTTCGCATTTACTTCGCTTCCGTTCTTACAATTACGTCTTAACAGCAGACATCGAAAAGATGTACAGACAAATACTCGTACACGACGAAGATCGACGCTATCAGCGCATATTATGGCGCAAAAACGGGAAAATAAAAACGTTCCAATTAAATACGCTCACTTTCGGGATTGCATCTTCGCCGTTCCTGGCAATTCGAACCATCCAAAAACTAGCAGACGACGAACGATCGTCATATCCGCGAGCAGCCGAAGTAATCGAGTCACATTTATACGTAGATGATCTATTAACCGGCACTGAGACAATAGACGAGGCTCGAAAATTACGAGACGATATAATATCATTACTAGCTCTCGGCGGGTTTAGTATAAGACAGTGGGCGTCCAACGACAAACGCGTAATTAATGATTTACCGATGAACGCGTTACACGAGAATTTCGCGTTAAATACAGATCGCGCTCTAAAAACATTGGGCGTATCGTGGAATACACGCGATGACGGAATATATTACTCGACGAATCCGATTAAAAATATCGGAAAAATTACCAAAAGAAGTATATTATCCGAAATCGCGAAGATATTTGATCCTTTAGGATTATTAGGCCCGATTATTCTatacattaagaaaataatgcaaGACGTGTGGCGGTGTGGTCTACAGTGGGACGAGTCTGTGCCACAAAACATATATACCGAATGGTTAGAGTTTATAAAACAATGGGAAGCAATGAGTCGAGTTTCCTTCCCGCGTAAACTGCTAATTGAAAATTGTCAAGACGTACAATTGCACGGATTTTGTGACGCGAGCAATGTAGGCTACGGTGCATGCATATACGTGCGTTCGACGGGAGAATGCGGAGACACAATAGTTAGACTACTGTGCGCAAAATCGCGAGTAGCACCATTAAAAACAGTCACTATACCACGGCTTGAGTTGTGCGGCGCATTAATAGTAGCGCAATTATACAAAGAAATAAAGGACGTGCTAGATTTTCCCAtaaacaaaatcgttttttgGTCGGACTCGACTATAGTATTGCATTGGTTAAACACATCGTCGTACTTATTAAAGACGTACGTCGCGAATCGCGTAGAAAGCATTCAGGAAATCACCGGATCACATGAATGGCGACATGTCAGAACTGCAGATAACCCCGCGGACGCAATTTCGAGAGGACAATTACCACGAGCGTTTACCCAGAATAAGGTGTGGTCGTCCGGGCCTTCGTGGTTGGTCGAGGACGAAGACAAATGGCCAAAACAAGATCCCCAAATAATTGAAATACCAGAACTAAAAAAGAATGTATGTCTAATAACCGAGGCACACGATTTCGGATtcggattaattaataaacatgcCTCCTATTACAAATTGCGTAAAATTGTCGCGTACTGCCGTCGTTTCCGGCCCCGTAATGAATACTCCGGTCCATTACACGCGAAGGAACTAGACGAAGCCGAAATTCGAGTATTAAGGTGGCTACAGGCTAGCCGTTTCGCCGACGAGATCgcgaaattaaaaaagaacaatttgaGTCACACAAATAAAATCGCGAAGTTGAACCCATTTTTGGACGAAAACGGAGTAATCAGAGTCGGAGGACGGCTACAAGCCTCGAATATGTCTTTCGCGCAAAAACATCAGATTTTGCTTCCTAGCCGGCATAGCTTAACTGATAGTATTATTCGCGAAACACACGAAAGACATTATCATCCCGGTATAGTAACTACATTACACCTCGTTCGTCAAAAATTTTGGTTACTCGATGGCAGGAATCAAGTACGGAAAATTATACGCTCCTGCGCGCGTTGTTTCCGATTCAATGCCCAAGTAGTCGAGCACAAAATGGGAAATCTCCCAATCGCACGCGTACAGGAAGCAATACCGTTCACTAACACCGGTATTGATTTCTGTGGGCCGTTTTACATTAAGGAAAGAAAGTATAGAAATCGAACGCGAATCAAGGTATACATCTGCATATTCGTGTGCATGTCAATCAAGGCGGTGCATCTCGAACTCGTGAGCGATTTGTCGTCCGAGGGTTTTATTGCAGCGTTGCGACGATTTATTGCAAGGCGCGGAATGCCAGCGCATATTCACTCCGATAACGGCAGCAATTTCGTGGGCGCGAATAACCAACTCAAGGAACTGTATGCGTTGTTCAATTCTGAACAACATCAGACCGTTCTAAATAAATTCATAAGCGATCATAAAATTACATGGCACTTTATACCTCCCGCCGCTCCACATTTCGGTGGAATTTGGGAGTCGATGGTTAAACTTTTCAAACACCACTTCAAACGAGTGGTAGGAGATTCGTTATTCACATTTGAACAATTGAATACATTTATTACTGAAGTCGAAGGCATTCTTAACTCACGGCCGATCACATCTCTATCATCAGATCCGAATGACTTGCTTGTGTTAACCCCCGCTCATTACTTAATCGGCAAACCGTTGACGACCCTTCCGGAGGGCGATTTGTCATGTGTTCCAGTTAACCGGCTATCTGTTTGGCAACACATCTCGAAGATCCGACAGGACTTCTGGGCTCGATGGAACCTGGAGTATTTAAATGAACTCCAAATCCGGAACAAATGGACGAAAGATGGACCCAAGCTCGAAGCGGGGAGTATTGTCTGCATAAAGGACAAAAATCTGCCCTGTAATCAATGGATGCTAGGCAGAATCGTAGAAACACATCCGGGCGCAGACGGAATAGTACGAGCCGCCTCCATAAAAACTGCAACCGGCATCATCAAGCGAGCGGCAAGGGCCTTATGTCCACTTCCCATCGAGCGATAG